One genomic segment of Impatiens glandulifera chromosome 6, dImpGla2.1, whole genome shotgun sequence includes these proteins:
- the LOC124941148 gene encoding uncharacterized protein LOC124941148 isoform X2 has translation MPMDYDDNDFEDQNHHLTGEGSSKFSPVSKPYALPKFDFSESLHSQLRFDSLVEDEVFLRIPSQEDNHWIEDFSPGGGAIEFGSSAAESCSIVRHTNVWSEATSSESVEMLLKSVGQEEIVTVETIIEESEACNAFDNLTEQMDCYLSQVGDEEDNANTRTALPSDNVFGNLSGMSDTDGISQVQETEISLLENSGCLDQNAVNERHGTVVAEDNVAGETKCDTANITELSAKGLLHDETGKHPSDDMEIDDVLVNSKISSQKAVSSDEEKALLSDAVVNHQESYLPKGECYPSSDIGDEVTQCLPSDKEDDKDDTIREGAVGKEKCASDNIPHPPSEGDSGEVCITNFAGEEPTCIQLDGNHELQKTPDSGVNACSKDSDQSCYKRIEETESAGTETPHKENTDNHLTAFSSDDQETHNYADVSNSIAGTCIASEMESTKYFLNYPAEEKHILQGKDEQLDSKASLLLSVESSTSPRNLTELLGEKQVHGSGERVINVCGIHEEYLNAKDSVSPTQAENLQIAKGSNAFGEEDDTSPVESSIAPRNITELLGEKQVHGSGERVTNVGGIHEECLNAKDSVSPDTQAENLQIAKGGNASGEEKDDTSPVESSIAPTNLTELLGEKQVHGSGEGVINVCGIHEEGLNAKDSVSLCKQAENLQIAKGSNSSGVEEDDTSPNEKKITRSPGESTNVEADHIGSYGGEDRAVSAPDGKTLESESNIASGVEHVTSEEQASLLHAVPLNIDAAEETGAEALQESNGSPCTSPVEVGSIYHVLELDKTQSYGSSGELKQETVVQHLAIEKTYNSAVDIKHQNADDIVDQSLPVTDTSNTANVNKQLIDAKTGSQISSDKLEVCLPCDPEVKEGSVTEVPVSPGNNQVASAVCAGGDSSGKHDSGMLTVINNPDLSQTDRSEKGEVQESNDNISLLPDAVLVASTFQKQSDNGASKVDPNIMGLTSPSECSLKEISNKKTLPSSVKKRASKKSMGAAASPSTPVNQMVSKLASDVSSGTSMGHDVETLCGPKDTTERKTRRGSTKARGQDGARKGSVENETPSAKQSERGSKSLTAQLSISGGSPLVHFDRMKSYVQVEHGGASCLTPVSTSKLPDLNTAAPPSSSFQQPFTVGQQVQLRAQIFVYGSLIQGVVPDEAYMVSAFASDDGGRLIWEPLWRASLERLQGKKIQIIKSETPVQSHSGARPLEQQMKQSIPQVTVLPSPVGRTGCKDTLSVGNSSIPLSSPLWNVSTPFESLHSSGIPRSPFPDYHQTTTPLHPYQSPSSRSFGPSTSWLSQRLFTAPLATQPSSSTLDANARLSGRPMTEPVKLTPVKESSIPVTSGMKMGSSSISPSISVPELKKDIASSTQSSGEVKSKKRKKAPISEDVAQTFLPAQTNTGAVSTSLVISTPNFVSRGIADNTAAPLLPAPITDPKSGWKRPHQTISMSEDSSAKVEDCRQNAENAAALAATAVNESVSAWNQLAKQKSSNIISEAEAKLVSAVVAINAAASVARAAAAAAQVASNAALQAKLMADEALSSIETRDSGQVSAAFLSDAVNNLGELDAAAILNRGTDGSSSSLSIIVAAKEAARRRIEAASSASRHAENLDVILKAAELAADAVSQAGKIIMMGDPLPLNQLLEAGPSGYWRIPQQPHEQVSLVSDIYREPSRAVTPKVFPSTSGAHLVDGQIANEKQSYHALTHTSEEIHLESMENQVVTVDGNSALNISVKKEGTAKPHRDSYSTKVTLPESGIRSMLASCTTKDRIGRIEEGYLVEVCKESVNGKIAWFLATVVTLKDAKALVHHIELKSDEDSGPLKEWIALSSEGCMAPKIRIPHPITVPPHEGDKKRCRDAMVNYVFSNGDRVDVWVHNCWQEGIVMEKNQKEGTFTISFPAEEKTVVVRETYIRPTFVWRDNKWSSTMGNNELSQGDTPQAKRPRIGNAVTITIEDDKRSEPVDIVEEPQFLPLLSSEQVFNVGKNVEDNNKVNKLRTARTGLQKEGSKVIFGVPKPGKKRKFMDVSKHYVGQKDPMIVKESSSNDSTKNPKRYMSSLSSQTIGGTRPWNSNIKVDEKEKKGAAESSKVKASKSGKPPSIPSRTLQAKKKDNKVLTTTAEEDNTNTGSDSNGSEGVHNNRSSVRSENKRKAAPLGGKRIGGRVEVNESDEEYGKSNPEAAEPRRSNRRIQPTSRLLEGLQSSYVVSKFPSVSHDKSHRSHLRGGGSTSKGNGHG, from the exons ATGCCGATGGACTATGATGACAATGATTTTGAAGACCAAAATCATCACTTAACTGGTGAAGGAAGCTCCAAATTTTCTCCTGTTTCAAAGCCATATGCTCTCCCTAAGTTTGATTTCAGTGAAAGCCTTCACAGTCAATTAAGGTTTGACAGTTTGGTGGAGGACGAGGTTTTTCTTCGCATTCCGAGTCAAGAAGATAACCATTGGATTGAGGATTTCTCCCCGGGAGGTGGTGCAATAGAGTTCGGTTCTAGCGCTGCTGAATCTTGCTCCATCGTGAGACATACCAATGTGTGGTCTGAGGCAACATCGTCCGAATCTGTTGAGATGTTACTAAAATCAGTTGGTCAGGAAGAAATAGTCACAGTAGAGACTATCATTGAGGAATCTGAGGCTTGTAATGCGTTTGATAACTTAACCGAGCAAATGGACTGTTATCTAAGTCAAGTTGGTGACGAGGAGGATAATGCAAATACAAGAACTGCATTGCCATCAGACAATGTTTTTGGCAATTTATCTGGAATGAGCGACACAGACGGCATTTCACAAGTTCAAGAAACTGAAATCTCCTTACTTGAGAATTCAGGTTGTCTTGACCAAAATGCAGTTAACGAAAGACATGGTACGGTTGTAGCTGAGGATAATGTGGCAGGTGAAACAAAATGTGATACTGCAAACATCACTGAACTCTCTGCTAAAGGTTTACTTCACGATGAAACAGGAAAACATCCCAGTGATGACATGGAAATAGACGATGTACTAGTAAATAGCAAGATTTCTTCTCAGAAAGCGGTGTCAAGTGACGAGGAGAAAGCCCTGTTAAGTGATGCGGTGGTAAACCACCAAGAAAGTTATCTTCCTAAGGGTGAATGCTACCCATCAAGTGACATTGGTGATGAAGTAACTCAATGCCTTCCATCAGATAAGGAGGATGACAAAGATGATACGATTAGAGAAGGTGCAGTTGGCAAAGAGAAGTGTGCTTCAGATAATATTCCTCATCCTCCTTCAGAGGGCGATTCTGGAGAAGTTTGTATAACTAATTTTGCTGGTGAGGAACCAACCTGCATACAATTAGATGGGAACCACGAGTTACAGAAAACTCCAGACTCTGGTGTAAATGCATGTTCCAAAGACTCCGATCAATCCTGCTATAAGAGAATTGAAGAGACTGAGAGTGCAGGGACCGAGACACCGCATAAAGAGAACACAGACAATCACTTGACTGCATTTTCTTCTGATGACCAAGAAACTCACAATTATGCTGATGTCAGTAACTCAATTGCTGGAACATGTATTGCTTCAGAGATGGAGTCGACAAAGTATTTCCTGAACTATCCTGCTGAGGAAAAACACATTTTGCAGGGAAAAGATGAGCAACTAGATAGTAAGGCATCCTTGCTGTTGTCTGTAGAGAGTTCAACTTCCCCAAGAAATTTGACAGAATTGCTTGGTGAAAAGCAGGTACATGGAAGTGGAGAAAGAGTGATTAATGTTTGTGGAATCCATGAGGAATATTTGAATGCTAAAGATTCTGTATCTCCTACACAAGCTGAAAATTTGCAAATAGCCAAAGGAAGTAATGCATTTGGAGAGGAGGATGACACTTCCCCCGTAGAGAGTTCAATTGCCCCAAGAAATATTACAGAATTGCTTGGTGAAAAGCAGGTACATGGAAGTGGAGAAAGAGTGACTAATGTTGGTGGAATCCATGAGGAATGTTTGAATGCTAAAGATTCTGTATCCCCTGACACTCAAGCTGAAAATTTGCAAATAGCCAAAGGAGGTAATGCATCTGGAGAGGAGAAGGATGATACTTCCCCTGTAGAGAGTTCAATTGCCCCAACAAATTTGACTGAATTGCTTGGTGAAAAGCAGGTACATGGAAGTGGAGAAGGTGTGATTAATGTTTGTGGGATTCATGAGGAAGGTTTGAATGCTAAAGATTCTGTTTCCCTTTGCAAACAAGCTGAAAATTTGCAAATAGCCAAAGGAAGTAATTCATCTGGAGTGGAGGAGGATGATACTTCTCCTAATGAGAAGAAAATTACCAGGTCTCCTGGTGAATCTACTAATGTGGAAGCTGACCACATTGGATCTTATGGAGGTGAGGACAGGGCTGTGTCCGCACCTGATGGAAAAACCTTGGAATCAG AATCTAATATTGCTAGTGGTGTGGAGCATGTAACATCTGAAGAGCAAGCATCTTTGCTACATGCAGTACCCTTGAATATAGATGCAGCAGAGGAGACTGGTGCTGAAGCTTTGCAGGAATCAAATGGATCTCCCTGCACATCTCCAGTAGAGGTTGGCAGCATATATCATGTTCTGGAACTTGATAAAACACAATCTTATGGTTCTTCTGGGGAACTGAAGCAGGAGACAGTTGTCCAGCATTTGGCAATTGAAAAGACATATAATTCAGCTGTTGACATTAAACATCAGAATGCAGACGACATTGTTGATCAATCATTGCCTGTTACTGACACTTCCAATACTGCTAATGTGAATAAACAGCTGATAGATGCTAAAACTGGTAGTCAAATTTCTTCTGACAAGCTTGAAGTGTGTCTACCGTGTGATCCAGAAGTCAAGGAGGGGTCTGTTACTGAAGTACCTGTTTCCCCTGGAAATAATCAAGTGGCATCAGCAGTCTGTGCAG GTGGAGACAGTTCTGGCAAACATGATTCTGGAATGCTGACTGTTATAAATAATCCTGACCTTTCCCAAACTGACCGTAGTGAGAAAGGTGAAGTTCAGGAGTCCAATGATAACATTAGTTTACTTCCAGATGCTGTTTTAGTCGCTTCAACATTCCAAAAACAAAGTGATAATGGTGCTTCTAAAGTTGATCCAAACATTATGGGATTGACGAGTCCATCAGAATGTTCTTTAAAGGAAATAAGTAACAAGAAAACACTGCCATCTTCAGTGAAGAAGAGGGCTTCCAAAAAATCCATG GGTGCTGCTGCATCTCCATCAACACCTGTTAACCAAATGGTTTCTAAGCTGGCATCAGACGTGTCTTCTGGCACTTCTATGGGACACGATGTAGAGACTTTATGCGGACCCAAAGACACAACAGAACGCAAAACAAGGCGTGGATCTACTAAGGCCAGAGGGCAAGATGGTGCAAGGAAAGGAAGTGTTGAGAATGAAACTCCATCTGCCAAACAATCTGAAAGAGGAAGCAAGTCACTCACTGCTCAATTGAGCATCTCTGGGGGTAGTCCGCTGGTGCACTTTGATAGAATGAAATCTTATGTGCAGGTGGAACATGGGGGTGCATCATGCCTTACTCCTGTTTCCACTTCCAAATTACCTGATTTGAACACAGCAGCACCTCCATCTTCTTCTTTCCAGCAGCCTTTTACAGTTGGGCAGCAAGTGCAACTGAGGGCACaaatttttgtttatggatCCTTAAT ACAAGGTGTTGTCCCTGATGAAGCATATATGGTCTCAGCATTTGCATCTG ATGATGGTGGAAGGCTTATATGGGAGCCTCTGTGGCGTGCTAGTCTTGAAAGACTCCAGggtaaaaaaattcaaatcataAAATCTGAAACCCCTGTGCAATCACATTCAG GTGCCAGACCTCTTGAACAACAGATGAAACAGAGTATACCTCAGGTAACTGTTCTTCCTTCACCTGTTGGTCGAACAGGTTGCAAGGACACCCTTTCAGTCGGCAATTCCAGTATTCCCTTGTCATCCCCTCTGTGGAATGTATCTACACCTTTTGAAAGCTTACATTCAAGTGGTATCCCACGAAGTCCTTTTCCGGATTATCATCAAACAACTACTCCCTTGCATCCTTATCAATCTCCCTCTTCAAGGAGTTTTGGACCTAGCACATCTTGGCTGTCACAGAGACTGTTTACTGCTCCCTTGGCTACACAACCATCATCTTCTACCCTCGATGCAAATGCTCGTTTGTCTGGTCGTCCCATGACAGAGCCTGTGAAGTTAACCCCTGTTAAGGAGTCTTCCATACCTGTTACTTCTGGTATGAAGATGGGAAGTTCCAGCATCTCGCCAAGCATTTCTGTGCCTGAGTTAAAGAAAGATATAGCATCATCCACACAGAGCTCCGGAGAAGTGAAGtctaaaaagagaaagaaagctCCTATTTCCGAGGATGTTGCTCAGACATTCTTACCGGCTCAAACTAATACAGGAGCTGTATCCACATCTCTAGTCATTTCTACACCGAACTTTGTATCAAGAGGCATTGCTGATAACACTGCTGCGCCTCTACTTCCCGCACCAATCACTGATCCTAAAAGTGGGTGGAAGAGACCACATCAGACAATCTCAATGTCAGAAGACTCTTCTGCTAAAGTGGAGGACTGTAGACAAAACGCTGAAAATGCTGCCGCTCTTGCTGCCACTGCTGTTAATGAAAGCGTAAGTGCTTGGAATCAGTTGGCCAAGCAGAAGAGTTCTAATATAATTTCAGAAGCTGAGGCCAAGTTAGTTTCTGCTGTAGTTGCTATTAATGCAGCTGCTTCTGTTGCAAGGGCAGCTGCTGCAGCTGCTCAGGTTGCATCAAATGCTGCATTGCAAGCAAAACTAATGGCCGATGAAGCATTGTCCTCAATAGAAACTAGGGACTCCGGCCAAGTTAGTGCAGCTTTTCTTTCTGATGCTGTTAACAACCTCGGGGAATTGGATGCTGCTGCCATTTTGAATAGAGGTACTGATGGAAGCTCTTCCAGTTTATCAATCATAGTTGCTGCGAAGGAAGCTGCTCGGAGAAGAATTGAAGCTGCTTCATCGGCCTCGAGACATGCTGAAAACTTGGACGTTATATTAAAAGCTGCAGAGCTGGCAGCAGATGCAGTATCACAAGCTGGAAAAATCATTATGATGGGTGATCCTTTGCCTTTGAATCAATTGTTGGAGGCTGGTCCAAGTGGTTATTGGAGAATTCCCCAACAGCCTCATGAGCAGGTCTCCTTGGTGAGTGATATATACAGGGAGCCCTCTAGAGCAGTTACTCCCAAAGTTTTTCCTAGTACTTCTGGTGCCCATTTAGTGGATGGACAAATTGCTAATGAGAAACAATCTTACCATGCATTGACACATACTTCTGAAGAAATACATTTGGAATCAATGGAAAATCAAGTGGTAACTGTGGATGGAAATTCAGCACTAAATATAAGTGTCAAGAAGGAAGGAACAGCTAAGCCTCATAGGGATTCTTATAGTACTAAAGTTACTCTTCCTGAATCGGGGATCAGATCAATGTTGGCTTCTTGCACGACTAAAGACCGTATTGGTAGGATCGAGGAGGGATACCTTGTAGAG gttTGTAAAGAAAGTGTTAATGGCAAAATAGCCTGGTTCCTAGCTACTGTGGTGACTTTGAAGGATGCAAAAGCATTAGTACATCACATCGAACTCAAATCAGATGAAG ATTCAGGGCCTTTAAAGGAATGGATAGCACTTAGCAGTGAAGGTTGTATGGCACCCAAAATACGCATTCCCCACCCAATAACTGTTCCACCGCATGAAGGAGATAAGAAGAGATGCAGAGATGCCATGGTGAATTATGTGTTCTCCAATGGAGATAGAGTTGATGTATGGGTACATAATtg TTGGCAAGAGGGAATTGTCATGGAGAAGAACCAAAAGGAGGGAACATTTACGATAAGTTTTCCAG CTGAGGAAAAAACAGTGGTTGTGAGAGAAACTTATATTCGTCCAACCTTTGTTTGGCGTGACAACAAGTGGTCCAGTACCATGGGAAATAATGAGTTATCCCAG GGTGATACACCTCAGGCAAAGCGACCGAGAATAGGTAACGCAGTGACTATAACTATAGAGGACGATAAGAGATCAGAGCCTGTTGATATTGTGGAGGAGCCACAGTTCCTACCATTGTTGTCCAGTGAACAGGTTTTCAATGTTGGTAAAAATGTAGAGGACAATAATAAAGTCAACAAACTTAGAACAGCAAGGACAGGTCTGCAAAAGGAAGGATCTAAGGTTATATTTGGTGTTCCTAAACCTGGAAAGAAAAGGAAGTTCATGGATGTCAGTAAACATTACGTTGGACAGAAAGATCCTATGATTGTCAAGGAATCATCATCTaatgattcaactaaaaacccgAAAAGATATATGAGTTCTCTGAGCTCTCAGACTATAGGAGGAACTCGTCCATGGAATAGTAACATAAAGGTTGATGAAAAGGAAAAGAAGGGAGCTGCTGAATCCTCCAAGGTTAAAGCTTCAAAATCTGGAAAGCCGCCAAGTATTCCTAGTCGAACGTTACAAGCCAAGAAGAAGGATAATAAAGTCTTGACAACAACCGCGGAAGAAGATAATACTAATACAGGCAGTGATTCTAACGGATCAGAAGGAGTACATAACAACAGATCAAGTGTCAGGTCTGAGAATAAACGCAAAGCTGCCCCTCTTGGAGGGAAGAGGATTGGGGGAAGAGTTGAAGTGAATGAAAGTGACGAGGAGTATGGAAAATCAAATCCTGAAGCGGCTGAGCCTCGTAGGTCCAATCGTAGGATTCAGCCAACATCAAGA CTGTTGGAAGGATTGCAGAGCTCATACGTGGTTTCAAAGTTTCCTTCTGTTTCTCATGATAAAAGTCACAGAAGCCATCTTAGAGGAGGTGGTTCTACCTCTAAAG GGAATGGACATGGTTGA